The DNA window TGATGGAGCGGATGCTGGCCGGGGTGGCCACCCGCCGGCACGCCCGCACTGCGGAGCCGGTGGGCGCCCAGGTCGGCGAGGAGGCGAAATCGACTAGCCGCTCGGCGATTTCGCGCCGATTCGTGCGCCAGACCGAGACCGCGCTGGGCGAGCTGATGAGCCGCGACTTGAGCGAGCTGGACATCAAGGTGCTCATGTTGGATGGGGAGCACATGGCCCAGCGGTGCGTGGTGGTCGCGCTGGCGATCACCGCCGACGGAACGAAGGTCCCGGTCGGGCTGTGGGACGGCTCCACGGAGAACAAGACCGTGGTCCGCTCGCTGCTGGCCGACCTGGTCGAGCGCGGCCTGGCCATCGACGATGGGCTGCTGGTCGTCTGCGACGGCGCCAAGGCGCTGTCCGCGGCGGTGCGTGAGGTGTTCGGCGCCAAGGCCCTCATCCAAAGATGTACCTTGCACAAGCGGAGAAATGTCGCTGATCATCTGCCCGACAAGGACAAGGCCTGGGTGGACGCCAAGTTGGTCAAGGCCTTCGCCCACCCTGACCCAGACACCGGGTTGCGCAACGCGAAAAGCCTTGCCGGGCAACTTGGTAAGAACTATCCCAGTGCGGCCGCCAGCCTGCGCGAGGGGCTGGAGGAAATGTTCACTGTCGCCCGCCTCGGCATCGACGGCCGCCTCGCCAAGACGTTGACCACGTCCAATCCGGTCGAGTCGATGATCTCCATCGCCCGGACCACCAATCGCAACGTCACCCGCTGGCGCGACGGGCAGATGGTGCTGCGCTGGACCGCGGCCGGCATGCTCAACGCCGAACGATCCTTCCGTCGCATCAAGGGCCACAAGCAGATGCCCCAGCTCGTCGACGCCCTGCGCCGACACGCTCACCCCGACACCGGCGCCGACACCAAATCTGTCGGTGCCGCCGCCTAGAGTTCATCGTGGATCGTCACCCAAATTCCACGCGACTCGGGACATGCTCTTAGGTCGAAGCCTTGGGAGAAATGGATGCCCTGATCCATGAGCCGCGAAGGTGCGCACTGCTCCCCAATGCCATAGGGACCCGGCGCGTAGGCGATCAAGGGCGCGGCCCTTTGCCCGGCCAAGGTTTGTCCGGTTCGAGGTAGATGCCGGTGGCAGCCACCGGGTTTCCCTTCGCGTCGGTGCTGTGGTACATGATCCGCGTTCCCGTCGCGACCCAGCTGCCAAGCTGACCCGAGGGCTCATACACCAGCCGGGCCGGCTCGGAACGGATCAGGTCGCCAGGCTTGCCGGCGGGCATCGGATCCGGGGGTGTGTAGAACTCCAAATACTTGGTCTCGTCAGCCCGTGCAGGCGGTGACACTGCGACGGTGAGCCCAGTAGCAGCGATGGCGCATACCACCACGAGCAGTCCGGTGAATACTCTCTTGTATGCCGTTGTGCCGGTGAGCGATCGGGGCCGAGGGCGCCCGTTTGTAGATCCGAGAATCTGCATGCGACGGCGCTGAGTATGGGCACCTTTGCTCATGAATCGTCCTTTGGCTTCGAAACGAGATTGGGGAAATCGGTTGCACTGCAAGCTGCCTCATTGCGTAGGGCTGAATAGGGCGACGCAGATTGCGCTTCGGGCAGATCAACACGAGACGTATTGGCTCCTACCGGCAGTCTCATCACGGACCGCGATGACGTGGTGCTAACGGCCGTGCTTCGCCCAGAAGGAGGCGAAGAGCTCTTCTTCGGTGATCGGCGCCCGCTCAATTGGTCTGGACACCCACGTCACGTTCACGAAGTGCCGGGCGTTGACATTCTCCGTGGTGATATTTCCTCCCCACGTCCCGCAGCTGAGGCTCAACGTGAACGGCAGTCCGTTGCGTGGGCTACCGGCGCCTTCGTTGAGATTCTGATTGACCATCACCCGTGCCGTCTTCGTCCGCATCGCGAGTTCGTTGACGTGATCTTCGTTGGCCGAATGGATACCGCAGGTGTGACCGAGGCCTTGGTACTCGGTGATCGCGTTGACCAGATCAACCGCGGATTTGATGGCGCCCTTGTATCTGTAGACCGTCAGCACTACCGAGAGCTTCTCGCCCGAAAACGGGTAGTCGGGCCCGGTTCCCGTCTCCTCAACGAGGAGAAAGTGCGGTCCGCAGGGATCGAAAATCCACTGATCTCGGCGATATGGGTGGCAGACTTGGCAATAACGTCAGGTGTTGGAATATGCCCACCGTCGGGCCACATCCGATGCTGCAGCGCTTTCTTCTCGTCGGCCGTGCAGACGTGGCCGCCCCTCTCGACGAGCCTGGTCATCAATGCGTCGTAGACAGATTCCTCGACGACGATGGCGTTATCGGCCAGGCAGCTGGTCGCATAATCGAATGTCTTCGCCGCGGAAATCGCCGCGGCTGCATCGTCGAGGTCGGCAGTTTCATCGACGACGTGAACCGAGTTGCCCACTCCGACCCCGTACGCCGGCGTTCCGGAACTGTACGCGGCCTTCACCATTCCGGCGCCGCCCGTCGCGACGATCAAGTCAGCCTGGCGCATCAGCTCCTGCGTCTTGGTGATCGACGGCTTGTCGAGAACCTGAATGAGGTCAGCCGGTGCGCCCACCTGTTCGCACGCTTTTCGCATCGTTTCAACAACATTGATGGTTGTGTTCACGGTGCGCGGATGCGGTGCGACGACGATGGCGTTGCGGCCCTTCAGCGCCATCAATGCCTTTAGAGGGGGCGTCGCATCCGGACCGGTGGTGGGGATCAACGCGGCGACTACGCCTACAGGTTTGGCGATCTTGACCAGGCCTCTGTCGTGATCTTCCTCCACGATGCCCACGGTCTTAACCGTTCGCATGTCGGCGAGCACACCCAGAACTCGCTTGTTGATCTTGGTGACTTTGTCGTCGTAGTTGCCGAAGCCGCCCTCGTCGACCGCCAGTTGCGCCAATGACGTTGTCTGGGCCGGGCGGCCTACTGCCCAGGCCACTGCGGTGCACAACTCGTCCACTTGCTCCTGGGTGTAACTTTCGATCCCCCTCTGCGCGTCGCGCGCGCGGGCGACGATCGCCGAAACCTCGTCGACGGCTGGTTTGACTGTCAGTGTGTCAGTCATCCCGTTAACGTGTCGTATACGAAGCGTTATCGGATCGACCGGACAGGACAAACGCTCGGATCGATTTAGACCCAAGCGGGCACCTACTGACTAAACGCGCCAGCCATACAGGGCCAGGAGGTACCCGCCGGAGCTGCGTGAGCGTGCGGTGCGGATGGTCGCCGAGATCGGTGATCAGCACGATTCGGAGTAGGCGGCGATCAGCGACGTGGCGCGGCTGTTGGGGGTCGGCTGCGCGGAGACGGTGAGCAAGTGGGTTTGCCAGATCCAAGTTGATGGCGGCGCGCGTCCCGGAACCACGACTGATGAGTCCGCTGAGTTGAAACGCTTGAGGCGAGAGAACGCTGAATTGCGAAGGGCTAACGATTTTGAAGACAGTGTCGGCCTTCTTCGCGGCCGAGCTCGACCGGCCACAGCACCGAATGACACACTCGGGCAACGCCCACCAAGGAATATTGTGTGCCATGATGTGCGCCATGCCAACTGAACACCCAACGCTGAGCGCTACTTTCGAAGCAAGCCTCTCACCGAACGGCATCGCCGCCACCTACACACGCGCGCCGTTCCAGGCATGGAGCGCCGCCGCTCAGGGCGTCGCTCGATTCTGGAGTTCGGCGATCGACCAGGGCGAAACCCCCCTTGATGTTGTTGATACCGCCTATCGTTGGATGCAGTCGGCATTCGAACGTAAACCTCCAACGTGGTCGACTCCCCACCAAGTAGTCCGGGAATGGCCGATAGCGCGACTGCGTGATTTCGGCGTGAGCTCAAGGTCTGATGTCGTGCCAGTGCTGGTGTTACCACCCCAAGCTGGTCACGATTCGTGTATCGCTGATTTCGCGTCAGGTCAGAGCCAGATCGAAACCATCCGAAATGTCGGGCTGGGCAGAGTGGCATCGCTCGATTGGATCGGCGCGACTTACGACACCAAGGACACAACGGTTGAGGATTATCTCGCGGTAATTGCCGACGCCATCCAAATGCTCGGCGGACGGGTCAACCTCGTCGGGGATTGCCAAGGCGGATGGCTCGGGACGATCTATGCAGCGCTGCACCCGGAGACGGTGCACACGTTGACAATCGCGGGAGCGCCAATTGACACGCGTTACGGCACACCACAACTACAAGAGTGGTTCGGGATAATCAGTCCTACCCGTAGTACAGCAGCCCATCGGATGCTCGTTGCCATGCATGCCGGGATCTTGCCCGGCCGGTACCAACTGGCCGGGTTTAAGGCTATGGAGCCTGCGGGCGAGTTCGAGCGGTTGGCCCTGTTGCTGGGCAATGCGCAGGACAAGGACGATCTGGCCCACTACGCTAAGTTCGCCGACTGGTTCGAGCACACACAGGACATCTCCGGAGCCTTTTACCTCTGGATCGTGGAGCACCTGTTCGCGCGCAATGAGCTTGCCGCCGGAACCCTGCGGGTGGCTGAAGGGCGGGTAGACCTCAAGCGGATCCAGTGCCCGATCTACATGATCGCCGGCGACCGAGACCACATCACTCCGGCGGAACAGGTTTGGTCGTTGGAACGATACGTATCGACCGACCCGAAGGATATGACCCGGCGTCTCGCATCTGCCGGACATCTGGGTCTTTTCATGGGACGTCACGCGTTGCAAGACCATTGGACGCCTGCGTTGACTGACATATTGCAGCGGTCGCTGCTGCCCAATTGACACCTAACCAATGTGGGAAGCGCGATGACAGAATGTGGTGACACGGACGTCGTTCGGCGACCGGCCGCCGACTCCGTCGAGCTAGTCGGCTGCACCGCGGTGGTGACGGGGCGGTAGTGGTATAGGTCGTGCCTGGGCAGTGAGACCGGCGCAGCGGTCACCGTTATCGATTTGGATGGTGTCGCCGCGGCAGCAACCGCAGCGACAATCGGCGGCTTTGCGCGCGATGCCGATCTGACCGATCCTCGCACGCTCGACGAAATCGACGTGACGGGAGACATCGTCGTAAACAATGCGGGTTTTCAGCACGTCGCACCGCTTGAGGAATTCCCGCCGGAGAAGTTCGCAGCGTTGTTGCGGTTGATGGTTGAGGCGCCGTTTCGCCTAATTCAGCGCTCACTTCCGGGCATATACGCCCCGGGTTACGGTCGCATCATTAACATTTCGTCGGCCCACGGTTTACGTGCGTCACCGTTCAACATCGAGATATGTAGCCGCCAAGCACGGGCTCGAAGGGCTGTCCAAGGTGGTCGCCCTCGAGGGCGGCCCCAAAGGCGTCACCTCCAACTGCATCAATCCGGCCTATGTGCGTGCGGCACTGGTTGAGAAGCAAATCGCCGCACACGCAAAGAGCCGAGGGATCCCGAGTCGGAGGTCATCGACACGGCGATGCCTTCTGAAAGTGCTGTGAAACGGCTCGTCGAGGCCGAGGAAGTCGCCGCGCTCGCCGTCTATCTCTGTTCCGCGGAGGCGGCCATGATCAACGGTGCGTCGTTGTGCATCGACGGCGGCTGGACAGCCCATTAATTTCTCGGCGCGCGGCGACCAGCGCTCACACAACAGATGGAATCCCCGCCGTTTCGTAGGGGATTCCATCTGCCGCTCATCACTTCAGGGCTTCGTTAGCCAACTTGAGATAGGAGCCGGTGATGTCCTGGACGAACTTCGCGTGGGTGTTCGCCAGCGCGGTCACCCAGTCGAACTGGCTGGTGCTGGCCGCAGCCTTTTCGAAGTCGACCAGGCTCTGCAAGGTCTTCTCGTAGGTATCGAGACAGACCTGGCCCTGTTGCTTGGCCAACTGGGTTAGCTTCTCGTTCAGCTCGCGGATCCGGCTAACGGTGTCGTCGAGGGTGTCGAACGCGGTGTCGGTGTCCTTGCTGTTTGATGTTGCCATCTCAACTCCTTGGATTATTGTGGTGTACAACTGGCTATTAGCCGCTTATCTAGAAATCTGCTAGTTTGCGAATCGAGTGCTGGAGTCAGACGAATTGCCCAGCGGCACCGCCTTTCTGAGTTGGGCAGACGGTCGCTCACATATCAAGCCCGCCGTTGACTCCCCACACTTGGCCGGTGATGTATGAGGAAGCGTCGGCGGCGAGGAAGTGCACAACTCGGCCGATTTCTTCGGGTCGTCCGAAGCGGCCGACCGGAATCTGGCTGGTGACCTTGTTAATCACCTTCTCGGGTAACTTCGCGACCATCTCTGTGGCGATGAAGCCCGGAGTGATGGTGTTGACGGTCAGCCCGATCCCGTTCTGACTGTTTTTGCCGGCCCTGGCCAACTGAAACGCCGCCTCCTTTGCCAGGGTCTTTGTTAACCCGAAGAGCCCTGACTTCGAGGCCGAATAGTTGGCTTGGCCGATGTTGCCGGTCTCGCCGATGACGGAGGACACGTTGATGATGCGGCCGCTGCCCCGCTCGACCATGTGTGCCAGAGCCGCCTGGGCCATAAAGAATGCGCCGGAGAGATTCACCGCAATCACGGTGTACCAGTCCTCATCGGTCATGTTGGCGACGGTTCGGTCGATGGCGATGCCAGCATTGTTGACCAGGATGTCGAGCCGCCCGTGCTGGTCGATGACCTCGCGGATTGCCCGTCGGCAGTCCTCGGCGGAAGCGACATTTCCGCGGTGCAGGCTTGGCCGTACACCCAACTGTTTCTCGTAGTCGTCGGCGAATGCCTTTGCGCGTTCGCTGTTTTGACCGAAACCGGCGGCTACGGTTGCGTGTTGGTTTCCCAGGTCCCTGCAGATCGCCGCGCCGATGCCCCGGATACCCCCGGTCACGAAAGCGACTCGGCCGCGAAGGTTTTCGCCACCCGCGGGCCACGGGGCGTCCTGCTGTTTGGTGTCCAAACTGGTCATGAAACTTTACCTCTCACTGATTTGTAGACGGACGGTTGTCACCGGCTGGGCCACGAGGCGGCCGTGGCCTTGGCCATGCCATGCTCGACCGCGGCGATGATCGAGGGCCGCAACTGCGTGGCGGGAATGATCGTGTGTACCGAGCCGACGTGCTGGGCGCGTTTGATGTTGTGGATCGCCTCGAACTCGGCGGCCACCTCGCCGAGCTTGTCGGAGCGCACCGCGGCGCGCAGCGCGGCGAGTTCGATCCGCAGGTGGGCGCGCTCGGCGTCATCTACGGCCGCCGCCAGTTTCGTCTCCAGTTCACGCAGCCCCGGATCCGCGGCGGTGCGCGCGTTGACGTCGCGTGTGAATACCACGGCTGCGGCCGGGGCACCCCCGAGGACGGACGCGAAGGAACCCTCAACGGCGAGAACCTGCATGTTGTCGTTCAGCGCGCCGGAGAAGACCACGAACGCGCCGCCGTGATATCGCGAGATCACGCAGAACACGATGGGCCCGCTGAAGTTGACGATGGCCCTGCCGATCTCGGCGCCCAGCTCGAGCTGGACCTTGCGCAGCGATTCCGGCGACCCGTCGAAGCCCGACAGGTTCGCCAACACCACGAGCGGTCGGTTGCCGCTGGCCGCGTTGATTGCCCGGGCAGTCTTCTTCGATGACTGCGGGAACAGTGTGCCCGCGGTCCACTGGTCGGGCCCGTGGGCGGGGGCCCAGCCTTTGCGCGGGACCGCGCGGGACTCGATGCCGAGCACAGTCACCGGTTG is part of the Mycolicibacterium tusciae JS617 genome and encodes:
- a CDS encoding IS256-like element ISMtu1 family transposase, whose protein sequence is MKTVPTVRLADTTDAAGLPELPEEIRLAMTSIAGAAREGLLAMSVAAGMAVMQTMFEAEIAAACGPKGKHDADRISVRHGSGKGSVTLGGRRVPVARPRARTLDGSEVALSTYAHFAADDLLTQVVMERMLAGVATRRHARTAEPVGAQVGEEAKSTSRSAISRRFVRQTETALGELMSRDLSELDIKVLMLDGEHMAQRCVVVALAITADGTKVPVGLWDGSTENKTVVRSLLADLVERGLAIDDGLLVVCDGAKALSAAVREVFGAKALIQRCTLHKRRNVADHLPDKDKAWVDAKLVKAFAHPDPDTGLRNAKSLAGQLGKNYPSAAASLREGLEEMFTVARLGIDGRLAKTLTTSNPVESMISIARTTNRNVTRWRDGQMVLRWTAAGMLNAERSFRRIKGHKQMPQLVDALRRHAHPDTGADTKSVGAAA
- a CDS encoding aldehyde dehydrogenase family protein; amino-acid sequence: MTDTLTVKPAVDEVSAIVARARDAQRGIESYTQEQVDELCTAVAWAVGRPAQTTSLAQLAVDEGGFGNYDDKVTKINKRVLGVLADMRTVKTVGIVEEDHDRGLVKIAKPVGVVAALIPTTGPDATPPLKALMALKGRNAIVVAPHPRTVNTTINVVETMRKACEQVGAPADLIQVLDKPSITKTQELMRQADLIVATGGAGMVKAAYSSGTPAYGVGVGNSVHVVDETADLDDAAAAISAAKTFDYATSCLADNAIVVEESVYDALMTRLVERGGHVCTADEKKALQHRMWPDGGHIPTPDVIAKSATHIAEISGFSIPADRTFSSLRRREPGPTTRFRARSSR
- a CDS encoding alpha/beta fold hydrolase, with translation MPTEHPTLSATFEASLSPNGIAATYTRAPFQAWSAAAQGVARFWSSAIDQGETPLDVVDTAYRWMQSAFERKPPTWSTPHQVVREWPIARLRDFGVSSRSDVVPVLVLPPQAGHDSCIADFASGQSQIETIRNVGLGRVASLDWIGATYDTKDTTVEDYLAVIADAIQMLGGRVNLVGDCQGGWLGTIYAALHPETVHTLTIAGAPIDTRYGTPQLQEWFGIISPTRSTAAHRMLVAMHAGILPGRYQLAGFKAMEPAGEFERLALLLGNAQDKDDLAHYAKFADWFEHTQDISGAFYLWIVEHLFARNELAAGTLRVAEGRVDLKRIQCPIYMIAGDRDHITPAEQVWSLERYVSTDPKDMTRRLASAGHLGLFMGRHALQDHWTPALTDILQRSLLPN
- the fabG gene encoding 3-oxoacyl-ACP reductase FabG, yielding MTSLDTKQQDAPWPAGGENLRGRVAFVTGGIRGIGAAICRDLGNQHATVAAGFGQNSERAKAFADDYEKQLGVRPSLHRGNVASAEDCRRAIREVIDQHGRLDILVNNAGIAIDRTVANMTDEDWYTVIAVNLSGAFFMAQAALAHMVERGSGRIINVSSVIGETGNIGQANYSASKSGLFGLTKTLAKEAAFQLARAGKNSQNGIGLTVNTITPGFIATEMVAKLPEKVINKVTSQIPVGRFGRPEEIGRVVHFLAADASSYITGQVWGVNGGLDM